A genomic window from Maridesulfovibrio sp. includes:
- a CDS encoding M23 family metallopeptidase, with product MAKKKSRIGQIFLLIILVAVLGTGAYLLYKDTTAPQAALTPGDGFITYKTPINVNISDVQSGIKAVKIVLTQGEKKTTLTEKILPKGSFDYNEDILIKKKQIKEGPFELAVWAVDTSLAGFGSGNAVIVRGNYTLDTIAPKINVLTTSHNLNQGGCGLLLYKLNEEPAKTGVQVNEDFFPGYKQPDGRYACLFAMPYYTEKKDFNPILIAEDAAGNTRKASFWYHANGKKYRHDRINISDRFLNAKMPQFENDYPELPSQVELFLKVNRELRKKNRAELHRVAKETSPTLLFEGKFSRLPNAATRAGFGDKRSYYYADKVIDKQTHLGIDLASIRNAPIPAANNGRVVLAASDFGIYGNAVIIDHGLGLQTLYSHLSQIDVAPGDMVAKGQIIGKTGATGMAGGDHLHYGVICAGIPVNPVEWWDGQWIKNNITSKLDSE from the coding sequence ATGGCTAAAAAGAAAAGTCGTATTGGACAAATTTTCCTGCTTATCATTCTCGTCGCGGTGCTAGGGACCGGGGCCTATCTGCTTTACAAAGACACAACGGCACCTCAGGCCGCCCTAACTCCCGGCGATGGGTTTATAACTTATAAAACCCCTATCAATGTTAATATCAGTGATGTCCAATCCGGAATCAAAGCGGTAAAAATAGTTCTTACGCAAGGGGAGAAAAAGACAACTCTCACTGAAAAAATTCTGCCTAAAGGCAGCTTTGATTATAATGAAGATATTCTGATAAAGAAAAAGCAAATCAAAGAAGGCCCGTTTGAACTTGCTGTCTGGGCTGTGGATACATCTCTTGCCGGATTCGGCAGCGGTAACGCAGTAATTGTGCGTGGAAACTACACTCTCGATACTATCGCACCCAAGATCAATGTACTGACCACTAGTCACAATTTAAATCAGGGCGGTTGTGGTCTATTACTCTATAAACTTAACGAAGAACCTGCAAAAACCGGAGTACAGGTTAATGAAGACTTCTTCCCCGGCTACAAACAACCGGATGGAAGATACGCCTGCCTCTTCGCCATGCCCTATTATACTGAGAAAAAGGACTTCAACCCTATCCTCATAGCTGAGGACGCAGCCGGAAATACTAGAAAAGCTTCATTCTGGTACCATGCCAACGGCAAGAAATACCGTCATGACCGGATTAATATTTCAGACCGTTTTCTTAACGCTAAAATGCCTCAGTTTGAAAACGATTACCCCGAATTGCCCAGTCAGGTTGAGTTGTTCCTGAAGGTTAACCGCGAGCTGCGCAAGAAAAACCGTGCTGAGCTTCACCGCGTTGCAAAAGAAACATCTCCCACTCTTCTTTTCGAGGGTAAATTCTCAAGATTGCCCAATGCTGCAACCCGTGCCGGCTTCGGAGACAAACGCAGCTACTACTATGCCGATAAGGTCATAGATAAACAGACACATCTTGGTATCGACCTTGCCAGCATCCGCAATGCACCAATTCCCGCTGCAAACAACGGGCGCGTTGTTCTCGCTGCATCTGATTTCGGAATCTACGGCAATGCGGTCATCATTGATCACGGGCTAGGTCTGCAGACCCTATACTCTCACCTGAGCCAGATAGATGTGGCACCGGGTGATATGGTAGCCAAGGGACAAATCATAGGTAAAACCGGAGCCACTGGTATGGCCGGGGGAGACCACCTCCACTACGGTGTAATCTGTGCCGGTATCCCGGTTAATCCTGTCGAATGGTGGGATGGCCAATGGATTAAAAATAATATTACAAGCAAACTTGATTCAGAATAA
- the hysB gene encoding NiFeSe hydrogenase small subunit, producing the protein MSLTRRDFVKLCTGTVAGFGISQMFNPSVVHALKKFVPNVFWLQGQGCTGCSVSILNSVHPSIAEVLLDVINLDYHPTIMGSEGHEAWGYMMDQAEKNKGKYIVIVEGAVPTAENGHFCIVGADANHKEYTMAETTLEMAKNAAVVVNVGTCSAYGGIPAAEGNLTGSMSVTNFLAENGVKTPVVNIPGCPPHPDWMVGTLVVAINAIEAKGLQGGLAEVVQILDENGRPKPFFGQNIHDNCPYLGAFDNDDYAEIFTDPDKCRYELGCKGPNANSDCFKRKWNGGVNWCVENSVCLGCVEPGFPDEMSPFYEAG; encoded by the coding sequence ATGAGTTTGACCAGGCGAGATTTTGTGAAATTGTGCACAGGAACTGTTGCTGGATTTGGGATTTCCCAGATGTTCAACCCCAGTGTTGTGCATGCGCTGAAAAAGTTTGTACCGAATGTTTTCTGGCTGCAGGGACAGGGCTGCACCGGTTGTTCGGTTTCTATTCTTAACTCAGTGCACCCCTCTATCGCAGAGGTTCTGCTCGATGTAATCAACCTTGACTATCACCCGACTATTATGGGTTCCGAAGGCCACGAAGCCTGGGGATACATGATGGATCAGGCCGAAAAGAATAAAGGTAAGTACATCGTGATTGTTGAGGGTGCCGTTCCCACAGCTGAGAACGGCCATTTCTGTATCGTAGGTGCAGATGCCAACCATAAAGAATACACTATGGCTGAAACCACTCTTGAAATGGCCAAGAACGCAGCTGTGGTTGTTAACGTTGGCACATGTTCAGCTTATGGTGGTATTCCCGCTGCTGAAGGAAACCTGACAGGCTCCATGTCTGTTACAAATTTCCTCGCAGAAAACGGTGTGAAGACTCCAGTTGTTAACATTCCCGGGTGTCCGCCCCATCCTGACTGGATGGTCGGAACCCTCGTTGTCGCCATCAACGCCATTGAAGCAAAAGGGTTGCAGGGCGGTCTTGCCGAAGTCGTTCAGATTCTGGATGAAAACGGTCGTCCCAAACCTTTCTTTGGGCAAAACATCCACGACAACTGTCCCTATCTTGGGGCGTTCGACAACGATGATTATGCTGAGATTTTCACCGACCCCGACAAATGCCGTTACGAACTGGGATGTAAAGGTCCCAACGCGAATTCCGACTGCTTTAAACGTAAGTGGAACGGCGGTGTTAACTGGTGTGTTGAAAACTCAGTATGTCTTGGCTGCGTAGAACCGGGATTCCCGGATGAAATGTCCCCCTTCTACGAAGCCGGATAA
- the hysA gene encoding NiFeSe hydrogenase large subunit HysA, translating into MSSKSHAPAGKDGKIKIAIDPVTRIEGHLKAEVVVKDGKVTDAWLSGGMYRGFENILVGRDPRDAAQLTQRLCGVCPTAHSTASTRALDDAFGVKLTTNGRVTKNLIFGANYLQSHILHFYHLAALDFVRGPGKAPFVPRFEHPDLRLDEKTNKVAVDQYVKALEIRRICHEMVALFGGKMPHISGQVVGGATEIPTKEKLAEYASRFKQVQKFIAETYVPTVYLIGSVYKDLFKIGGGYKNAMAYGVFPMDDAESEFLLKPGVYIDGKDAPFDHKLIKEYTKYAWYTDECSDLHPSEGKTIPDVHKKDAYSFCKASRYNGAAVEVGPLARMWVHNPELSPMGQKQLKDLFGIEAKMFRDLGEDMAFSLMGRHVARAEEAYMVANAIQDAWLKEVKPGEETFVKSAIPESAEGLGLTEAPRGSLLHYINIKDSVTANYQMIPATLWNSTPRDDKGRRGTIEEALVGTPVPDPKNPVDVSRIIRSFDP; encoded by the coding sequence ATGTCTTCAAAATCTCATGCTCCCGCTGGTAAAGACGGGAAAATTAAGATTGCCATTGATCCGGTAACCCGTATCGAAGGCCACCTTAAGGCTGAGGTCGTAGTTAAAGACGGTAAAGTAACTGATGCATGGCTCTCCGGCGGCATGTACCGTGGTTTCGAGAACATCCTTGTAGGACGTGATCCCCGCGATGCAGCCCAGTTGACCCAGCGTCTTTGTGGTGTTTGCCCCACCGCTCACTCAACCGCTTCCACCCGTGCACTTGATGATGCTTTCGGCGTTAAGCTGACCACTAACGGTCGCGTAACCAAAAACCTCATCTTTGGTGCTAACTACCTGCAATCTCACATTCTGCACTTCTATCACCTCGCAGCACTGGATTTCGTACGCGGACCGGGCAAAGCGCCTTTCGTTCCCCGTTTCGAACATCCTGACCTGCGTCTTGATGAAAAAACCAACAAAGTAGCTGTAGACCAGTATGTTAAGGCACTTGAAATCCGTCGTATCTGCCATGAAATGGTAGCTCTGTTCGGTGGTAAAATGCCTCACATTTCCGGTCAGGTCGTTGGTGGTGCAACTGAAATTCCGACCAAGGAAAAGCTCGCTGAATACGCAAGCCGTTTCAAGCAGGTCCAGAAGTTCATTGCAGAAACCTACGTGCCCACAGTTTACCTTATCGGTTCCGTTTACAAAGATCTGTTCAAGATCGGTGGCGGTTATAAAAATGCCATGGCATACGGCGTATTCCCCATGGATGATGCTGAGTCCGAATTCCTGCTCAAACCCGGTGTTTACATCGACGGTAAAGATGCACCTTTCGATCATAAGCTTATCAAGGAATACACCAAGTACGCATGGTACACTGATGAGTGTTCCGATCTGCACCCCAGCGAAGGTAAAACCATTCCTGATGTGCATAAGAAGGACGCTTACAGCTTCTGTAAGGCTTCCCGTTACAACGGTGCAGCTGTCGAAGTCGGTCCACTGGCGCGTATGTGGGTTCATAATCCCGAACTCAGCCCAATGGGTCAAAAGCAGCTCAAGGATCTCTTCGGTATCGAAGCCAAGATGTTCCGCGATCTGGGCGAAGATATGGCATTCTCCCTCATGGGCCGTCACGTCGCACGCGCAGAAGAAGCATACATGGTTGCAAACGCAATCCAGGATGCATGGCTCAAGGAAGTTAAGCCCGGCGAAGAAACCTTCGTCAAGTCTGCAATTCCTGAGTCCGCAGAAGGCCTCGGTCTTACCGAAGCACCTCGCGGTTCTCTGCTGCACTACATCAACATCAAGGATTCAGTGACTGCTAACTACCAGATGATCCCCGCGACCCTCTGGAACAGCACCCCGCGTGATGACAAAGGTCGTCGCGGTACCATCGAGGAAGCACTCGTAGGTACACCCGTTCCTGATCCGAAAAACCCCGTAGACGTCTCAAGGATCATCAGATCCTTCGACCCGTGA
- the hysD gene encoding NiFeSe hydrogenase maturation protease has translation MKKLLVLGIGNILLGDEGVGVHAVEELKKEEWPEYVHLVDGGTFTHDIFHILEGYDGLLVLDIVHGGKDAGTVYYLEEKDVIDNDKQRLSLHDIDLVDSLNMAAAIGKRPEMRILGMEPENYTDWSMEMTDTCKAVFPGYVDRARTEIKRFIAEFGQ, from the coding sequence ATGAAAAAACTGTTGGTTTTAGGGATTGGTAATATTCTTCTCGGCGATGAGGGCGTCGGGGTGCATGCTGTAGAAGAACTGAAGAAAGAAGAATGGCCGGAATACGTTCATCTTGTGGACGGCGGCACATTCACCCACGATATTTTTCATATTCTGGAAGGCTACGACGGTCTTCTGGTGCTCGACATCGTTCATGGCGGGAAGGATGCCGGGACAGTTTATTATCTGGAAGAAAAGGATGTCATCGATAACGACAAGCAGCGTCTTTCCCTGCACGATATTGATCTCGTCGATTCTCTGAACATGGCCGCCGCCATAGGCAAGCGCCCTGAAATGCGCATCTTAGGAATGGAACCGGAAAATTATACCGATTGGTCCATGGAAATGACCGATACATGTAAAGCGGTATTTCCCGGTTACGTAGACAGGGCGCGTACTGAGATTAAGCGTTTTATTGCGGAATTTGGGCAGTAG
- a CDS encoding 4Fe-4S double cluster binding domain-containing protein, whose product MSDIKGELFKNAKQYGADLIAVADTTRMGSMETSPEDLLHNFPRAISIAVQLANGIIDTIVDTPTEIYSQHYQRVNALLDNIACRLTSFIQNNGAKALPIPASQILCEERFVSYISHKAVAINAGLGWQGKSLLLITPQYGPRIRLVTILTDLDIPADGPIKNRCGKCTKCTDACPAGAIKNVSTELHYSSRNQAVDLDSCVDHLNKVSGFGNLMPYICGVCVATCPWGKKKTAVP is encoded by the coding sequence ATGTCTGATATTAAAGGTGAGCTTTTCAAGAATGCGAAACAATACGGAGCTGATTTAATCGCAGTTGCTGATACAACCCGCATGGGATCCATGGAAACAAGCCCTGAAGATCTTCTTCATAACTTTCCCCGCGCAATATCAATAGCGGTGCAATTGGCAAACGGTATTATCGATACAATCGTAGATACTCCTACTGAAATATACTCGCAGCATTATCAACGTGTAAACGCACTTCTGGATAACATAGCCTGCCGCTTAACCAGTTTCATCCAGAACAACGGCGCAAAAGCACTGCCCATTCCAGCCAGCCAAATTCTCTGCGAAGAGCGGTTTGTCTCCTATATTTCTCACAAAGCGGTGGCTATCAATGCCGGACTAGGCTGGCAGGGAAAGTCGCTATTGCTCATCACCCCGCAATACGGACCACGCATACGTTTGGTCACAATTCTCACTGATCTTGATATTCCCGCAGACGGCCCTATCAAAAACCGCTGCGGAAAATGTACAAAATGCACCGATGCATGCCCTGCCGGGGCCATTAAAAACGTCAGCACGGAGCTTCATTACAGCTCCCGTAATCAGGCCGTGGATCTGGATTCCTGCGTTGACCATCTTAATAAAGTTTCAGGATTCGGCAATCTGATGCCCTACATTTGCGGTGTATGTGTTGCGACTTGCCCTTGGGGAAAGAAAAAAACGGCAGTCCCGTAA
- a CDS encoding glycosyltransferase family 4 protein translates to MNKNICFFNSNKAWGGGEKWNHHFSLLLRDQGYNVFVVTNHKSELKSRLKNEPGITLHSEPIGNLSFLNPILMGRLKSFFATNNIQTLITALPSDLKSGGIAAKRAGVNRVIYRRGIAVPVKNSLLNRYIYKNVVDRLIVNSLETKRTVLANNSTLIAENKIRQIYNGFDVSEFDKQECSPLYTAENGEVVIGNAARLTAQKGQKHLIESAKILKEKGLNFKILIAGKGEMEQELKDYTTELDVNDKVSFLGFVENMKSFHASQDIFCLPSLWEGFGYALVEAMTLEKPVVGFNISSNPEVVVDGETGILVPVDDTSKLAAALERLILDAELRKKMGAAGRQRVLDNFNTPLVLQKLIAVVEE, encoded by the coding sequence GTGAATAAAAACATATGCTTTTTTAATAGTAATAAAGCCTGGGGCGGCGGGGAGAAATGGAACCACCATTTCTCCCTGCTCCTTCGGGATCAGGGGTACAACGTATTCGTTGTCACCAACCATAAATCCGAGCTGAAATCCCGACTGAAAAATGAACCGGGAATCACCTTGCACAGCGAACCGATCGGCAATCTTTCCTTTTTAAATCCCATTCTTATGGGCCGATTAAAATCTTTTTTTGCGACAAACAACATTCAGACCCTGATCACCGCCCTACCCTCGGACCTTAAAAGCGGCGGAATTGCCGCCAAACGCGCTGGGGTAAACAGGGTCATCTACCGTCGCGGAATTGCCGTTCCGGTTAAGAATTCACTGCTTAACCGCTACATTTATAAGAACGTAGTGGATCGCCTGATTGTCAACTCCCTTGAGACAAAGCGAACTGTTCTGGCCAATAATTCCACGCTCATTGCTGAAAACAAAATCCGCCAGATCTACAACGGTTTTGATGTTTCCGAATTCGATAAACAGGAATGCTCACCACTTTACACCGCAGAAAACGGCGAAGTCGTCATCGGAAATGCAGCCCGTTTAACTGCTCAAAAAGGACAGAAACATCTCATTGAGTCGGCAAAAATACTCAAGGAAAAAGGCTTAAATTTCAAAATACTTATCGCCGGAAAAGGCGAAATGGAACAGGAACTGAAAGATTACACTACAGAACTGGATGTGAACGATAAGGTTTCTTTCCTTGGTTTCGTCGAGAATATGAAATCATTCCATGCCTCACAGGATATTTTCTGCCTGCCATCACTCTGGGAAGGATTCGGTTACGCATTGGTCGAAGCTATGACTCTTGAAAAACCAGTGGTGGGTTTCAATATCAGTTCCAACCCTGAAGTCGTAGTAGACGGAGAAACCGGAATACTTGTTCCGGTAGACGACACTTCCAAGCTGGCTGCCGCTCTGGAAAGACTTATTCTTGATGCCGAACTGCGCAAGAAAATGGGTGCCGCTGGAAGACAAAGAGTGCTGGATAACTTCAATACGCCGCTTGTTTTGCAGAAGTTGATTGCGGTTGTAGAGGAGTAA